A genomic region of bacterium contains the following coding sequences:
- a CDS encoding 2-oxoacid:acceptor oxidoreductase subunit alpha encodes MKVVNEVNWMIGGPQGTGVDSSANLFSQACATAGLWIFGKREYHSNIKGKHSYFQVRVSERPIHSHVDDVHILATFEDSTARLHAHEVVKGGALIYDPTKITLDDLNLKSGVITLPIDFNSVIRHVAEVTGMEYGTLSLMKNTIAVAASMALLRMDISHVEETLARIYIGRKAKLVAPNVAASKKAYEAVDALPDEMHDQFPYHLEPQKNTPKRLLINGAQANSLGKLKAGCRYQSYYPISPATDESNYLESHPEYGIAVVQCEDEIAAIDMALGAATTGVRASTATSGPGFCLMTEGLGWAGMNEVPIVLFDYQRGGPSTGLPTRHEQGDLMFAAFGGHGEYPRLVMAPATIDDHFHLAFESFNYADKFQTPVIILNDKFLTHSLETIPPFKEENLVIDRGRLVTPQELENAIADGKGFPRFRPDAKTGVSARPYPGQEGSPYWMTGDEHDDYGHITENPETRRKMHEKRMNKYKLMLEQIPEDRQFTLVGDANADITLVCWGTTYGVLADALPVLKAKGINANFLHYRMLNPFPIVTEKILKKAKKLVVVENNWGTQLSHLLRMSTGIFIPAQVVKYTGRPISLDEIVGAVTKLSKKEVSSETDPLTGQSIEKVVLTYGL; translated from the coding sequence ATGAAGGTCGTCAATGAAGTCAATTGGATGATCGGTGGCCCCCAGGGCACCGGGGTGGATTCCTCCGCCAATCTTTTTTCCCAGGCTTGCGCCACCGCCGGTCTGTGGATCTTCGGTAAACGCGAATATCACTCGAATATCAAGGGTAAGCACAGCTATTTCCAGGTCCGCGTTTCGGAAAGACCGATCCACAGCCATGTGGATGACGTACATATCCTGGCGACCTTTGAGGATTCCACCGCCCGTCTCCACGCCCATGAGGTGGTGAAGGGCGGGGCGCTCATCTATGACCCGACCAAGATCACGCTCGACGACCTAAACCTCAAGTCGGGTGTCATCACTCTTCCCATCGATTTCAACTCCGTCATCCGCCACGTGGCGGAAGTGACCGGTATGGAATACGGCACCCTGTCGCTCATGAAGAACACTATCGCGGTGGCCGCTTCCATGGCACTGCTTCGCATGGATATCTCACATGTTGAAGAGACCTTGGCCCGCATCTACATCGGTCGAAAGGCCAAGTTGGTGGCGCCCAATGTCGCCGCCTCCAAGAAGGCCTATGAGGCTGTGGACGCGCTCCCGGACGAGATGCACGATCAATTCCCTTATCATCTGGAACCTCAAAAGAACACGCCCAAGCGACTGCTCATCAATGGTGCGCAGGCCAACTCCCTGGGCAAATTGAAGGCTGGCTGTCGTTATCAGTCCTATTACCCGATCAGTCCCGCCACCGACGAGAGCAATTATCTGGAAAGCCATCCCGAATATGGTATTGCGGTGGTCCAATGCGAGGATGAGATCGCGGCCATCGACATGGCGCTGGGCGCCGCCACCACGGGTGTGCGCGCCTCCACGGCCACATCGGGTCCGGGTTTCTGCCTCATGACCGAGGGGTTGGGCTGGGCTGGGATGAACGAAGTCCCCATTGTGCTTTTCGACTACCAGCGTGGCGGACCCTCGACGGGCTTACCGACCCGCCACGAGCAGGGTGACTTGATGTTCGCGGCCTTTGGCGGCCATGGTGAATATCCCCGTTTGGTCATGGCTCCGGCCACCATCGATGACCATTTCCACTTGGCTTTCGAGTCCTTCAACTACGCGGATAAGTTCCAAACCCCGGTCATTATCCTCAATGATAAATTCTTGACCCACAGCTTGGAGACCATCCCTCCGTTCAAGGAAGAGAACCTGGTCATTGATCGGGGCCGCTTGGTCACGCCCCAAGAATTGGAAAATGCCATTGCCGATGGCAAGGGGTTCCCGAGGTTCCGTCCGGATGCCAAGACCGGGGTTTCCGCCAGGCCTTATCCCGGACAAGAAGGCAGTCCCTATTGGATGACCGGTGACGAACATGACGATTACGGTCACATCACGGAGAACCCTGAGACCCGCCGGAAGATGCACGAAAAGCGCATGAACAAATATAAGCTCATGCTGGAGCAGATCCCCGAAGACCGCCAGTTCACCCTGGTGGGCGACGCCAATGCGGACATTACGCTGGTGTGCTGGGGCACCACCTATGGCGTCCTGGCCGACGCCTTGCCGGTCCTGAAGGCCAAGGGGATCAATGCCAATTTCTTACATTACCGCATGTTGAACCCTTTCCCGATCGTGACCGAGAAGATCCTCAAGAAAGCGAAGAAACTTGTGGTCGTTGAGAACAACTGGGGGACCCAGTTGAGTCACTTGCTCCGCATGTCCACCGGGATATTCATCCCGGCCCAGGTGGTCAAGTACACCGGTCGGCCCATCTCGTTGGATGAGATCGTGGGCGCGGTGACCAAGCTGTCGAAGAAGGAAGTCTCTTCCGAAACGGACCCGTTGACCGGGCAGTCTATCGAAAAGGTGGTGTTGACCTATGGCCTCTAA
- a CDS encoding radical SAM protein, whose translation MKTMIVNPPTCTGMKYIREGRCEQRLNSFQYVMVPISLPMIAGALEAKQHQVNLLDCIANDVDVEGLKKAIRDFDPAFVLFNMSTATSSSDVEVINMMRPLTQAHFTVIGNHATSLPEEVLQASGLDSVIRREPELTAQDLVDALEKGRGLGEVLGISFKDKDGTVVHNEDRPFNENLDDLPFAARHLLDNARYTLPVINEPYTLIITSRGCPYSCIYCTAHQYYGKKLRLRSAENVVDEMQECLEKHHIRNFTMWSDTFNQSKKFVMEVCAEIKKRGMHEKIKWMANSRVDHVDREVLKEMRSSGCIGVSYGVESGVDDILEKMKKGADAEQARVAVKLTKEAGIEVLTHIIFGLPGETMETIDQTIRYVKEMDPDYAQFYCAIPFPKTELEEMGKKNGWISTEDYAKYELNQPILNLPTLSMEQLQEARKRAYREFYLRPSYILKRLRKIRGLKDLVVNFRQAKDFISSWISKESTEKTPISRVSEARV comes from the coding sequence ATGAAAACCATGATCGTGAACCCGCCCACTTGTACCGGCATGAAGTACATTCGGGAAGGCCGGTGTGAGCAAAGATTGAATTCGTTCCAATACGTGATGGTCCCTATTTCCCTGCCCATGATCGCGGGTGCTCTGGAAGCCAAGCAGCACCAAGTGAACCTGTTGGATTGCATCGCCAACGATGTGGATGTGGAAGGGCTGAAGAAGGCCATTCGCGATTTCGATCCCGCCTTCGTCCTGTTCAATATGTCGACAGCCACTTCCTCAAGCGATGTCGAGGTCATCAATATGATGCGCCCCTTGACCCAGGCCCATTTCACGGTCATTGGGAACCACGCCACCTCGTTACCGGAAGAGGTCCTACAGGCCTCAGGCTTGGATTCGGTCATTCGCCGGGAGCCGGAGTTGACGGCCCAAGACCTGGTGGACGCCTTGGAAAAGGGAAGGGGTTTGGGAGAGGTACTGGGGATATCCTTCAAGGATAAGGATGGAACGGTCGTTCATAACGAAGACCGACCCTTCAATGAGAATTTGGACGATCTGCCTTTTGCGGCCCGACATCTGCTGGATAATGCCCGCTATACCCTCCCGGTGATCAATGAGCCTTATACCCTCATCATCACCAGCCGTGGATGCCCCTATTCCTGCATTTACTGCACAGCCCATCAGTATTATGGGAAAAAGTTGCGCCTTCGTAGCGCCGAAAATGTGGTGGATGAGATGCAGGAATGCCTCGAAAAACACCATATCCGCAACTTCACGATGTGGTCCGATACCTTTAACCAAAGTAAGAAGTTCGTGATGGAAGTCTGTGCTGAGATAAAAAAACGGGGCATGCACGAGAAGATCAAGTGGATGGCCAATAGCCGGGTGGATCATGTGGACAGGGAAGTCCTAAAAGAGATGCGGTCCTCGGGTTGTATCGGGGTTTCCTACGGGGTCGAGTCCGGCGTGGACGACATCCTTGAAAAAATGAAAAAAGGGGCCGATGCGGAACAAGCCCGAGTGGCGGTCAAACTGACCAAAGAGGCGGGGATCGAGGTCCTGACCCACATCATTTTTGGGCTGCCGGGTGAGACGATGGAAACCATTGACCAGACGATCCGATACGTGAAGGAAATGGATCCGGATTACGCTCAGTTTTACTGTGCTATTCCTTTTCCCAAGACCGAATTGGAAGAGATGGGCAAAAAGAACGGTTGGATCTCAACCGAGGATTACGCCAAGTACGAGTTGAATCAACCGATACTGAACTTACCTACGCTTTCGATGGAACAGCTCCAAGAAGCCCGGAAAAGGGCCTATCGGGAATTCTACCTGAGGCCATCCTATATCCTCAAAAGACTGCGTAAAATAAGGGGTTTGAAGGACTTGGTAGTCAATTTCCGCCAGGCCAAAGACTTCATTTCCAGCTGGATTTCCAAGGAATCTACTGAAAAAACCCCTATTTCCAGGGTTTCTGAGGCCAGGGTCTAA
- a CDS encoding DUF2723 domain-containing protein encodes MSVRTRKVIPSFTGRWSFPLVTLPIFAVYLVTLNPSLFRNDSPETITACWTLGVSHPPGYPLFTLLGRVFTLVPLGNPAMNLNLFAALSGALGAYFFFELARSILEKIGSAKSVAARTAALTAAYAFAFSKSYWSASLATKGGIYSFQVALELATLSFLLCLMDKKSCKWRTTHPYESMVFVLGLGLVNQWPTQFLLLAALAIAFFAFSCTQQKQQYPITLKTLLTMGTFFLLVLSLYLYVPIRAHLVPALNFGDPSDWSRFMGSLLRTRYFKTETMASALGSFWATFSQKSLYISDRFSLEFPVIFSCFALWGIWPLQKRNFRPYLLLSLMLALITIAANLVYLQVGPIDFWHLDDHLLTLNWITGLWGAAGLHSLFSLMGNQAKRRWVVRGVALALPLLGLHQSLPYTDQTREFLYRGIGIQALRSMERRPTYFAESDFDYFSLLYLQAVEDKRPDLRIYLCTFLKNEDWEYISHSWIPKLGPHAPPIYCAFANGDLVHGLSKRMSRVYFSPTGSVMRIQAAGTPGPRTPDCRPLDDLWDHYLDPALSGRGSYESALNPINGLMTQLCAHPYLNMAHFLLLKKDWMHWDSYTGIASALIQDQHWIGDIWSEKARTDETLGRIPEAIAGYGLAMTEYKEAGDISKYQEMKNSWSRLMGRPTIKTKNPTPPKRNRVR; translated from the coding sequence ATGAGCGTTCGAACCCGGAAAGTGATCCCCTCCTTCACCGGCCGATGGTCTTTCCCCTTGGTGACCCTCCCAATCTTCGCGGTCTACCTAGTCACGTTGAACCCTTCCTTATTTCGGAACGATTCGCCCGAAACCATCACCGCCTGTTGGACCCTAGGGGTCTCCCATCCCCCGGGTTACCCACTCTTCACACTTTTGGGGCGCGTTTTCACGCTAGTTCCACTCGGAAACCCCGCCATGAACCTGAATCTTTTCGCGGCTTTGAGCGGGGCCTTGGGCGCCTATTTTTTCTTCGAACTGGCGCGCTCGATCCTTGAAAAAATAGGCTCCGCCAAGAGCGTTGCGGCAAGGACGGCCGCTTTGACCGCCGCTTACGCCTTCGCCTTCTCGAAAAGCTACTGGAGCGCCTCGTTGGCGACTAAGGGTGGGATCTATTCCTTCCAAGTCGCCCTGGAGTTGGCCACACTTTCGTTCTTATTGTGTTTGATGGACAAAAAAAGTTGCAAGTGGAGGACCACCCACCCTTACGAATCAATGGTATTCGTCCTGGGCCTGGGGCTCGTCAATCAATGGCCCACCCAGTTCCTGCTCCTGGCCGCCCTCGCCATCGCTTTTTTTGCATTCTCCTGCACGCAACAAAAACAACAGTACCCGATCACCCTTAAGACCCTCTTGACCATGGGGACATTCTTTCTGTTGGTCCTTAGCCTTTACCTTTACGTCCCGATCCGGGCCCATCTGGTTCCTGCCCTCAACTTCGGGGACCCTTCGGATTGGAGCCGTTTCATGGGAAGCCTGCTGCGAACCCGTTATTTCAAGACCGAGACCATGGCCTCGGCACTCGGGAGTTTCTGGGCGACCTTTTCCCAAAAATCCCTTTATATTTCCGATCGTTTCTCATTGGAGTTCCCCGTTATTTTCTCCTGCTTCGCCCTCTGGGGCATTTGGCCCCTGCAGAAACGGAACTTCCGGCCGTATCTTTTGTTGTCGTTGATGCTGGCCCTCATCACTATCGCGGCAAACCTCGTTTATCTTCAGGTCGGTCCTATCGATTTTTGGCATTTGGACGACCATCTCTTGACCTTGAACTGGATCACCGGCCTTTGGGGAGCCGCTGGCCTCCATTCCCTTTTCTCCTTGATGGGAAATCAGGCCAAAAGGCGTTGGGTGGTCCGGGGCGTAGCTCTGGCCTTGCCCCTATTGGGTTTGCATCAAAGCCTGCCCTATACGGACCAAACCCGGGAATTCCTCTATCGCGGCATCGGCATCCAGGCCCTTCGGTCCATGGAGCGAAGACCTACTTATTTTGCGGAATCGGATTTCGACTATTTTTCCCTTCTTTATCTGCAAGCGGTCGAAGACAAAAGACCCGACTTGAGGATCTACTTGTGCACGTTCTTGAAGAATGAGGACTGGGAATATATCTCCCACTCATGGATACCCAAATTGGGTCCCCATGCCCCCCCGATTTATTGCGCCTTCGCTAATGGGGATCTGGTCCACGGTCTCTCGAAAAGGATGTCCCGCGTCTATTTTTCCCCAACCGGATCGGTGATGAGGATCCAAGCGGCCGGGACACCCGGTCCTAGAACTCCGGATTGCCGGCCTTTGGACGACCTTTGGGACCATTATCTGGACCCTGCCCTCTCGGGACGTGGATCCTACGAGTCAGCGTTGAATCCCATCAATGGGCTCATGACACAACTTTGCGCCCATCCCTATCTCAACATGGCCCACTTTCTTCTCTTGAAGAAGGACTGGATGCATTGGGATTCATACACGGGGATCGCTTCGGCCCTGATCCAGGATCAACATTGGATCGGGGATATTTGGTCCGAAAAAGCCAGGACCGACGAAACCTTGGGAAGGATACCGGAAGCCATCGCTGGCTACGGGCTCGCCATGACCGAATATAAAGAAGCGGGGGACATTTCAAAATACCAAGAAATGAAAAACTCCTGGTCACGGCTCATGGGGCGACCGACCATAAAAACAAAAAACCCGACCCCTCCGAAGAGGAATCGGGTTCGTTAA